A window of Mycolicibacterium fluoranthenivorans contains these coding sequences:
- a CDS encoding glycosyltransferase: protein MIPDKTNPDRATACFLLSKDPVADHGGDVELSRLVMELAAQTFEVSAICLSHEPAGTLAFEGVPLVRVAKSGVQPLRLLLDVVRTRRSLVHARFDNDDLVAAIDAAGADIYVAEHSYMAESFLRSSRVGKSRFVVNTHVSESLVWRATRGALGRLQVGRLLHDELRVARAADAVGTFDAEEAQFYRSHGVRDARWMDITLPPAMQVAVASTPRRLVLMGTRDWPPNQEAFEEALRLWPRIAEGIDGAELCVIGAKAANAPEPQYPPGVRDLGFVDDLAGFLGTCRAMIAPIRTGGGVRVKILDAARMGLPVVGTTAAVGSLGELLGLGVFDGDAAFIEQCRKYLLDNAGAAEAGDRLYRLNQRYWTDHRPHRAVAELLGGRSG, encoded by the coding sequence ATGATCCCAGATAAGACGAACCCCGACAGAGCGACCGCCTGTTTCCTGCTGTCCAAGGACCCGGTGGCCGACCACGGCGGCGACGTCGAATTGTCCCGTCTGGTCATGGAACTGGCCGCCCAGACCTTCGAGGTGTCGGCGATCTGCCTGTCCCACGAACCGGCGGGGACGCTGGCCTTCGAGGGGGTGCCGCTGGTGCGGGTGGCCAAATCGGGTGTGCAGCCCCTGCGCCTGCTCCTCGATGTCGTGCGGACCCGGCGGAGTCTGGTGCACGCCCGGTTCGACAATGACGACCTGGTCGCGGCGATAGACGCCGCCGGTGCGGACATCTACGTTGCCGAGCACAGCTATATGGCTGAATCCTTCTTGCGCAGCTCGCGGGTGGGAAAGTCGCGGTTCGTGGTCAACACCCACGTGAGTGAATCACTGGTGTGGCGGGCGACCCGGGGGGCGCTCGGCCGGCTGCAGGTCGGGAGGTTGCTCCACGACGAACTGAGGGTGGCGCGGGCCGCCGATGCGGTGGGTACCTTCGACGCCGAGGAAGCGCAGTTCTATCGCTCCCACGGGGTGCGGGATGCGCGCTGGATGGACATCACACTGCCGCCGGCCATGCAGGTCGCCGTCGCCTCGACACCGCGTCGGCTGGTGTTGATGGGCACCCGGGACTGGCCGCCCAACCAGGAGGCCTTCGAAGAGGCACTGCGGCTGTGGCCGCGGATCGCCGAAGGGATCGACGGCGCCGAGTTGTGCGTGATCGGCGCCAAGGCGGCCAACGCCCCCGAGCCCCAATATCCGCCCGGGGTACGGGATCTGGGCTTCGTCGACGACCTTGCCGGCTTCCTCGGGACCTGCCGGGCGATGATCGCGCCGATCCGCACCGGCGGGGGAGTGCGGGTGAAGATCCTGGATGCGGCGCGCATGGGGCTACCCGTGGTGGGGACCACCGCAGCCGTCGGCTCCCTGGGGGAGCTGTTGGGGCTGGGTGTGTTCGACGGGGACGCGGCCTTCATCGAGCAGTGCCGAAAGTACTTGCTGGACAACGCCGGAGCTGCCGAGGCAGGTGACCGGCTGTACCGACTCAACCAGCGATACTGGACCGACCACCGGCCGCACCGGGCGGTCGCCGAGCTATTGGGCGGTCGTAGCGGGTAG
- a CDS encoding O-antigen ligase family protein, translating into MLGPLAAIAVALGGKPAVIAIAGLLALIVAVYIGMRHPLWLYYGTVIFVTAFPFGYFPGVHLPIYLVLGCGSVLAFLLYPRAVRRRSPLMTAVLVLILMSGLSMIVTFSAPVNIMDFAKWGIATGFMFVLLALPNDQLRGIGKAVVYSCTFSGVMGAIAVAQGTTKWVYAPFSIIGYYAADRFYITGGTHTLPKSGRFDVGQGSETFQRLGGMWADPNAAGIGLVIGIALAAILFTGWQRVTLMSLLSVCIVLTLSRAALSSVLVGVALVFIFHKMRSRDRQVIVATLFIAAAAAMSIPAVRKRLTGSLGENDAGASDRIAAIREFPMRLGDHWIFGRGWSLREFKDGPYAFTENFVSNAPLIAVHRGGLVAGLSFVAVIIIGCVVAAKLIRSDSLPYAFFGGVFMAFSIIALNLDHPVVVIAQMAFMYTFFLTFLQYADEQRKAGALDSPKAAAPLSKPVAAQQPKLPATTAQ; encoded by the coding sequence GTGCTGGGACCGCTGGCCGCGATTGCCGTCGCATTGGGCGGCAAACCTGCGGTCATCGCGATCGCCGGCCTGTTGGCCCTGATCGTGGCGGTCTACATCGGGATGCGTCATCCGCTGTGGCTGTACTACGGCACGGTGATCTTCGTCACCGCGTTTCCCTTCGGGTACTTCCCCGGCGTGCACCTGCCGATCTACCTGGTGCTCGGATGCGGGTCCGTGCTGGCCTTCCTGCTGTATCCGCGGGCAGTGCGGCGGCGATCGCCGCTGATGACGGCCGTTCTGGTGTTGATCCTGATGTCCGGACTGTCGATGATCGTGACGTTCTCCGCGCCCGTGAACATCATGGACTTCGCCAAATGGGGCATCGCCACGGGCTTCATGTTCGTCCTGCTGGCACTCCCGAACGACCAGCTGAGAGGGATCGGCAAGGCCGTCGTCTACTCCTGCACGTTCAGCGGCGTGATGGGCGCCATCGCCGTGGCGCAGGGCACGACGAAATGGGTCTACGCGCCGTTCTCGATCATCGGTTACTACGCCGCCGACCGGTTCTACATCACCGGCGGTACCCACACGCTGCCCAAGAGCGGCCGGTTCGACGTCGGCCAGGGTAGCGAGACCTTCCAACGCCTGGGTGGAATGTGGGCGGACCCCAACGCCGCCGGCATCGGCCTGGTGATCGGTATCGCGCTCGCCGCCATCTTGTTCACCGGATGGCAACGGGTGACGCTGATGAGCCTGCTGTCGGTGTGCATCGTGCTGACGCTGAGCCGCGCGGCGCTCTCCAGCGTCCTGGTCGGAGTCGCTCTGGTCTTCATCTTCCACAAGATGCGGTCCCGCGACCGGCAGGTGATCGTCGCCACCCTGTTCATCGCGGCCGCGGCCGCGATGTCGATCCCGGCGGTCCGAAAACGGTTGACGGGCTCACTGGGCGAGAACGACGCCGGTGCATCGGACCGCATCGCCGCGATCCGCGAATTCCCCATGCGCCTGGGTGACCACTGGATCTTCGGGCGCGGTTGGTCACTGCGTGAGTTCAAAGACGGACCGTACGCATTCACCGAGAACTTCGTGTCCAACGCACCGCTGATCGCGGTACACCGCGGCGGACTCGTCGCCGGTCTGTCCTTCGTGGCGGTCATCATCATCGGGTGCGTCGTGGCCGCCAAACTGATCCGAAGCGACTCGCTGCCGTACGCGTTCTTCGGCGGTGTGTTCATGGCGTTCTCGATCATCGCCCTGAACCTGGACCACCCGGTCGTGGTGATCGCACAGATGGCCTTCATGTACACGTTCTTCTTGACATTCCTGCAATACGCCGACGAGCAACGTAAAGCGGGTGCACTCGACTCACCCAAGGCAGCCGCGCCGCTGTCGAAACCTGTTGCGGCACAACAGCCGAAACTACCCGCTACGACCGCCCAATAG
- a CDS encoding polysaccharide biosynthesis tyrosine autokinase encodes MAVGDYVRIFRRLWWVVLLAAVIGAGVGAVSHQFSKQEYTSTARLFVSTQSGTGVGDAYQNNLFSQERVFSYAGLATSEQVAARAIDQVKAPITVEELRAKITAVPLPQTVLLDITATDPDPATAQLYANAIADQLVKVTSELETSRRGGEPAAGAIVVDDASYGSPVKSTGLVTRILLGALAGLAIGIVLAAIIGVADTRVRRRERIEDVTDSALIGTLVENNGGPGVIDLAAGGVAVERLRELRTNIQFARTGDGKHPHVIAITSPSAGDGRSTTAADLAAVLAESGHSVLLVDGDLVDPSLPQLLGLTEAEHAQAVEKGLTTLLDRQSTLAESTIRVGDFRLLPAGPLPAARRQLWGDDAAAQVIEELRVHFDYVLIDTPPLIKYSDGAVPAALGDGALLLARIGHTKAAALRKALTVLATAHAELIGVVATGEPANRKDRAERKAEAPAADSGQPTEVIGQLPVVAADQESGQPRHRAQLGQPE; translated from the coding sequence TTGGCTGTCGGTGATTATGTGCGGATATTTCGCCGGCTCTGGTGGGTTGTCCTGCTTGCGGCGGTGATCGGTGCCGGTGTCGGCGCTGTGTCGCACCAGTTCTCCAAACAGGAGTACACCTCCACAGCAAGGCTTTTCGTCAGTACGCAGAGTGGTACCGGGGTCGGCGACGCTTATCAGAACAACTTGTTCTCACAGGAACGGGTGTTTTCTTATGCGGGGCTCGCCACCAGCGAACAGGTTGCGGCGCGGGCAATCGACCAGGTGAAAGCGCCTATCACCGTCGAAGAATTGCGGGCGAAGATCACCGCGGTTCCGCTGCCACAAACGGTGTTGCTCGATATCACGGCAACAGACCCGGATCCAGCCACTGCACAGCTTTATGCCAATGCCATTGCCGATCAACTCGTCAAAGTCACCAGTGAATTGGAGACATCGCGCCGCGGCGGCGAGCCCGCCGCCGGCGCCATTGTGGTGGATGACGCGAGTTACGGTAGCCCGGTCAAGTCCACCGGTCTGGTCACCCGCATCCTGCTGGGTGCCCTCGCCGGATTGGCCATCGGGATCGTCCTGGCCGCGATCATCGGCGTCGCGGACACCCGGGTGCGCCGCCGGGAGCGCATCGAAGACGTCACCGACAGCGCGCTGATCGGCACCCTGGTGGAGAACAACGGTGGCCCGGGCGTCATCGACCTCGCTGCGGGGGGTGTGGCCGTGGAGCGGCTGCGCGAACTGCGCACCAACATCCAGTTCGCGCGCACCGGGGACGGTAAACACCCGCACGTCATCGCCATCACCAGCCCGTCGGCCGGGGACGGCCGTTCGACCACCGCCGCCGACCTGGCCGCGGTACTCGCGGAATCGGGTCACTCGGTGCTGCTGGTCGACGGCGACCTGGTCGATCCGTCGCTGCCGCAGCTGCTGGGTTTGACCGAGGCCGAGCACGCTCAGGCGGTCGAGAAGGGGCTCACCACCCTGCTCGACAGGCAGTCCACTCTGGCTGAGTCGACCATCCGGGTCGGCGATTTCCGGTTGCTGCCGGCCGGTCCGCTGCCCGCCGCGCGTCGCCAGTTGTGGGGCGATGACGCAGCCGCCCAGGTGATCGAAGAGCTGCGCGTGCACTTCGACTACGTGCTCATCGACACGCCGCCGTTGATCAAGTACTCCGACGGCGCCGTGCCCGCGGCGCTGGGCGATGGTGCCCTGCTGCTTGCGCGGATCGGTCACACTAAGGCGGCCGCCTTACGCAAGGCGTTGACCGTCCTGGCGACCGCTCATGCCGAGCTCATCGGCGTCGTGGCCACCGGTGAGCCCGCGAATCGCAAGGATCGTGCCGAGCGCAAGGCCGAGGCGCCGGCAGCCGACAGCGGACAGCCCACCGAGGTGATCGGGCAGTTGCCGGTTGTCGCGGCGGACCAGGAATCGGGTCAGCCACGCCATCGGGCTCAACTGGGACAACCGGAGTAA
- a CDS encoding lipase family protein, whose protein sequence is MPSLRLGRLTALLAGSLTVLVVASSVSACSTEAPRQAERQDAPAIKTFAPQYEGKPQLAPPDMTDDGPGSLVSVEPIKGGAELLDEDGATYMRVVYRSTSGIDGSPTEVSAAIAIPAGVPPKGGWPVIGFGQGTKGVLYKCASSLFPNLPKQAWSMDQFIKAGYAVTASDFQGSGVKGYAHPFLDAKTYGYNIIDSVRAARRVGAEISDKWMTYGHSAGGLAVWAAAEEAQEYGKGLDLLGTIAMAPAADMSGLADAAWNGTLTNEQRVTMVYALQSIKWFHPEMNLDDFRSGVTAANWDLILNCIPTDFDQVGRVWETMTNADLKPKTYEDVVWLREQLAARAVPSSQRIDTPLVVAYGTQDGLVNQAWFETAISRACAAGSNLEIKKDPGKGHADLDQAFVMGWLNDRLSGVPAPPSNCADWQKSELPK, encoded by the coding sequence ATGCCGTCGCTGCGCCTGGGGCGGCTGACCGCGCTGCTGGCCGGTTCTCTCACCGTGCTCGTGGTGGCCTCCTCGGTCAGCGCCTGTTCGACCGAGGCGCCCCGCCAGGCCGAGCGGCAGGACGCTCCCGCAATCAAGACCTTCGCCCCGCAATACGAGGGCAAGCCGCAGCTTGCCCCGCCGGACATGACCGACGACGGACCGGGATCGTTGGTCTCTGTCGAGCCGATCAAGGGCGGGGCTGAACTGCTAGATGAGGACGGCGCCACGTACATGCGCGTGGTGTACCGGTCCACCTCGGGGATCGACGGGTCACCGACGGAGGTGTCTGCCGCGATCGCCATCCCGGCGGGCGTTCCGCCCAAGGGTGGCTGGCCCGTCATCGGATTCGGGCAGGGCACCAAGGGTGTGCTCTACAAGTGCGCATCCAGCTTGTTCCCGAACCTGCCGAAACAGGCCTGGTCCATGGACCAGTTCATCAAGGCCGGCTACGCCGTCACCGCCAGCGACTTCCAGGGTTCCGGGGTGAAGGGGTACGCCCATCCGTTCCTGGACGCAAAGACCTACGGCTACAACATCATCGATTCGGTGCGCGCGGCGCGTCGGGTCGGCGCCGAGATCAGCGACAAGTGGATGACCTACGGACACTCGGCCGGCGGCCTGGCCGTGTGGGCCGCAGCGGAGGAAGCGCAGGAGTACGGGAAGGGCCTGGATCTGCTGGGCACCATCGCGATGGCGCCGGCGGCGGATATGTCCGGTCTGGCCGATGCGGCCTGGAACGGCACCCTGACCAATGAGCAGCGGGTGACCATGGTCTACGCCCTGCAGTCGATCAAATGGTTCCACCCGGAGATGAACCTGGACGACTTCCGCTCGGGTGTCACGGCGGCGAACTGGGATCTGATCCTCAACTGCATCCCGACGGACTTCGACCAGGTGGGCCGGGTCTGGGAGACGATGACCAACGCCGATCTGAAGCCCAAGACCTATGAGGACGTGGTGTGGCTGCGTGAGCAGCTCGCGGCCCGCGCGGTGCCGAGCAGCCAGCGCATCGACACCCCGTTGGTGGTCGCCTACGGCACGCAGGACGGCCTGGTCAACCAGGCCTGGTTCGAGACGGCCATCAGCCGGGCCTGTGCGGCGGGCAGCAACCTGGAGATCAAGAAGGACCCGGGCAAGGGGCACGCCGACCTCGACCAGGCCTTCGTGATGGGCTGGCTCAACGATCGGCTGTCGGGGGTCCCGGCTCCGCCGAGCAACTGCGCGGACTGGCAGAAGTCGGAACTTCCCAAGTGA
- a CDS encoding YveK family protein, whose translation MRAPVEVPRLRDYASMLARVWLIVLVATVLSAGAAVAAVKARPASYTASVEVFATVAGDPSTFALYYGGMGAKLRIPSYVELAKSRLVAQRAVQELQSTTRPEDLAARVSAEWVPGGADARGRANSVFMRVTVTNSNPETAVKEANAIGSNLVTLSKELEWFESKFNDDIQYKGPLAELLPVGVAKTAQLVPTPILGPMSIGAGVGLAVSALIMLAVEIARGTVGTRGQLNYIVKLATHRKT comes from the coding sequence GTGAGGGCCCCGGTCGAGGTACCGCGGCTGCGCGACTACGCCTCGATGCTGGCGCGGGTGTGGCTGATCGTCCTGGTGGCCACCGTGCTGTCTGCCGGTGCGGCGGTCGCCGCGGTCAAAGCGCGACCGGCCAGCTACACGGCCTCCGTCGAAGTGTTCGCCACCGTCGCGGGCGACCCGAGCACGTTCGCGCTGTACTACGGCGGTATGGGCGCGAAACTGCGCATACCGAGCTACGTGGAGTTGGCGAAGTCCAGATTGGTCGCCCAGCGTGCCGTCCAGGAATTGCAGTCGACGACCCGGCCGGAGGATCTCGCCGCGCGGGTGTCGGCGGAATGGGTGCCCGGTGGGGCGGACGCGCGAGGCCGGGCGAATTCGGTGTTCATGCGTGTCACCGTCACCAACTCGAACCCGGAGACCGCGGTCAAGGAGGCCAACGCCATCGGGAGCAACCTGGTGACGTTGTCGAAAGAACTCGAATGGTTCGAGTCCAAGTTCAACGACGATATTCAGTACAAGGGCCCGCTTGCGGAATTGTTGCCGGTCGGCGTGGCGAAGACGGCACAATTGGTGCCGACCCCGATCCTGGGGCCGATGTCGATCGGCGCCGGGGTCGGCCTGGCGGTCAGCGCGCTGATCATGCTGGCGGTCGAGATCGCCCGTGGCACCGTGGGCACGCGCGGGCAGCTAAATTACATTGTCAAACTTGCGACGCACCGGAAGACGTAG
- a CDS encoding lipase family protein, protein MKSARTAARALTASALAAMVVLTGCSAAKTGEPAPQSSGGDHELHLPGDYSGEGPGTLRSAITLPTVDRRIIRASEVAARISYVSTSGIDGSLQTVTGSVFEPLGSPPEGGWQVIVFGHGTVGIHSDCAPSLSPSLSGAADAIRALLLLGYVLVVPDYQGLGSTTGYHPYLDATTEGYNMIDAARAARKLLPAASDKWVAFGVSQGGQASWAANELNAAYSSPDLNLVGSVSVSPAADFSGLADLAMAGALTPQQSIAMVLILTTLKTEHPEFNLDDYRRGGAQANWTLLAGCSADSTEKRLDVASSLSPDDLRPASEAATDQLRTYLIQMSGLPRSQAGVPSLVLQGDQDQLIPVAWTDAAVQRACDMGSVIASFVAVGRGHGDFDPTEALDWIQQRFRGDPPVSTCTIEGGPSIRKVPQLTLPE, encoded by the coding sequence GTGAAATCTGCGAGGACCGCTGCGCGTGCGTTGACGGCGAGTGCGCTGGCCGCGATGGTGGTGTTGACCGGCTGCAGCGCCGCCAAGACCGGTGAGCCGGCGCCGCAGTCGTCCGGCGGCGATCACGAACTCCACCTGCCGGGGGATTATTCCGGTGAGGGTCCGGGAACGCTGCGCAGTGCGATCACGCTGCCCACCGTCGACCGCCGGATCATCCGGGCCTCCGAGGTCGCGGCCAGGATCAGTTACGTCTCCACCTCCGGCATCGACGGCAGCCTTCAGACCGTCACCGGCAGCGTGTTCGAGCCGCTCGGCAGCCCGCCCGAGGGCGGCTGGCAGGTCATCGTCTTCGGTCACGGCACCGTCGGGATCCACTCCGACTGTGCGCCGTCGTTGTCGCCGTCGTTGTCCGGTGCGGCCGATGCGATCCGGGCCTTGTTGTTGCTCGGTTATGTGCTGGTGGTGCCCGACTATCAGGGACTGGGCTCCACTACCGGTTACCACCCGTACCTCGATGCCACCACCGAGGGCTACAACATGATCGACGCCGCCCGGGCCGCCCGGAAACTCCTGCCCGCCGCCTCGGACAAGTGGGTGGCTTTCGGGGTGTCGCAGGGCGGTCAGGCGTCCTGGGCCGCCAACGAACTGAACGCCGCGTACTCCAGCCCGGACCTCAACCTGGTCGGTTCGGTCAGTGTGTCACCGGCGGCCGATTTCTCCGGGCTGGCCGACCTCGCGATGGCCGGGGCGCTGACGCCTCAGCAGTCGATCGCGATGGTGCTGATCCTCACGACGCTCAAGACCGAACATCCCGAGTTCAACCTGGACGATTACCGTCGCGGCGGTGCGCAGGCGAACTGGACTCTGCTCGCCGGGTGTTCGGCCGACTCGACCGAGAAACGACTCGATGTCGCCAGCTCGCTGTCGCCCGATGACTTGCGTCCGGCCAGTGAGGCGGCCACCGACCAGCTGCGCACGTACCTGATCCAGATGAGCGGGCTGCCCCGGTCACAGGCCGGCGTGCCGTCCTTGGTGCTGCAGGGCGACCAAGATCAGTTGATCCCGGTGGCCTGGACCGACGCCGCGGTGCAGCGAGCCTGCGATATGGGCAGTGTCATCGCGTCGTTCGTGGCGGTCGGCCGTGGCCACGGGGACTTCGATCCGACCGAGGCGCTGGACTGGATCCAACAGCGGTTCAGGGGCGATCCGCCGGTCAGCACCTGCACGATCGAGGGCGGCCCGTCCATCCGCAAGGTTCCTCAGCTGACGTTGCCCGAATGA
- a CDS encoding acyltransferase family protein yields the protein MMSERAEAELPAELPIESQVIASSPTHRRVVGLDGIRGLGCLAVVVGHVGEFYTPVTHHKALLDVLGLALILFFVLSGFLLFLPYVRRLTKPGADMPDTRTYFLHRVFRVFPGYVVIFLICNFVLRAVYVENPTTQLPGTQHGTGMITDPGKLLANLTLVQTYIPDYVQTGINPSWSLTLEIAFYLSLPLLGLLMFALRRRLNVAPLKLALVAPAILLVVAYIGRALTPWVYEHVNVHNFTPDGGTYMPDIWLQNWGPNLAAVFSRSILTNADLFAYGMLAAILFVAIEQAVIGERAAKWIHRAAILGIPVFGVLTLKLVKDLSPFGYGVLGIVSALFIVMVILPLAWGAPSRLARWIDARPFYFVGLISMSVYLWHYPLLLLLGRLNLVAGDTWGGMLRNMAVVTVVTLAVATVTYYFVEKPGLDLAKRFRKR from the coding sequence ATGATGAGTGAGAGAGCCGAGGCTGAGCTGCCCGCTGAGCTGCCCATCGAATCCCAGGTGATCGCGAGTTCGCCGACCCACCGACGGGTCGTCGGGCTGGACGGGATCCGTGGACTGGGCTGTCTGGCGGTCGTCGTCGGCCATGTCGGCGAGTTCTACACCCCGGTCACGCATCACAAGGCGCTGCTGGATGTCCTGGGGCTGGCGTTGATCCTGTTCTTCGTGCTCAGTGGCTTCCTGCTGTTCCTGCCGTACGTGCGCAGGCTGACCAAGCCGGGTGCGGACATGCCCGATACCCGCACCTACTTTCTGCACCGGGTGTTCCGGGTCTTCCCCGGGTACGTGGTCATCTTCCTGATCTGCAACTTCGTGCTTCGTGCGGTGTACGTCGAGAATCCGACGACCCAGCTGCCGGGCACCCAGCACGGCACCGGCATGATCACCGATCCCGGCAAGCTGCTGGCCAACCTGACCCTGGTGCAGACCTATATCCCGGACTACGTCCAGACGGGCATCAACCCGTCCTGGTCGCTGACCCTGGAGATCGCGTTCTACCTGTCGCTGCCGCTGCTGGGCCTGCTGATGTTCGCGTTGCGCCGGCGGTTGAACGTCGCACCGCTGAAACTGGCGTTGGTGGCCCCGGCCATCCTGCTGGTGGTGGCCTATATCGGCCGGGCCCTGACCCCGTGGGTGTACGAGCACGTCAACGTGCACAACTTCACCCCGGACGGCGGGACGTACATGCCCGACATCTGGCTGCAGAACTGGGGCCCGAACCTGGCCGCGGTGTTCAGCCGCAGCATCCTGACCAATGCCGACCTCTTCGCCTACGGCATGCTCGCGGCGATCCTGTTCGTGGCGATCGAGCAGGCGGTCATCGGGGAACGGGCGGCCAAGTGGATTCACCGGGCCGCGATCTTGGGCATTCCGGTGTTCGGCGTGCTGACGCTCAAACTGGTCAAGGACCTGAGCCCGTTCGGCTACGGCGTTCTCGGCATTGTCTCCGCGCTGTTCATCGTGATGGTGATCCTGCCGCTGGCCTGGGGCGCCCCATCCAGATTGGCGCGGTGGATCGATGCCCGGCCGTTCTATTTCGTCGGGCTGATCTCCATGTCGGTGTACCTGTGGCACTACCCGCTGCTGTTGCTGCTGGGCCGGTTGAACCTGGTGGCCGGTGACACCTGGGGCGGCATGTTGCGCAACATGGCCGTGGTCACCGTCGTCACGCTGGCGGTCGCAACCGTCACCTACTACTTCGTCGAGAAGCCCGGGCTGGATCTGGCGAAACGATTCCGGAAACGGTGA
- a CDS encoding lipase family protein, giving the protein MKRRKLLWAAVIAVVVVLTAGLLLAVSPSVRQFVGMQSDPQDSQPIATADLSGTGPGTLVSAVTMPAFNRRLTGAPIRAARVVYRSTEGDTGAPTVVSGSVFTPSGPPPPGGWPVIAYGHGTLGIDEPCGPSLSPTLLGAVDWVTNLVAAGYAVAVADYQGLGNPGVHPYLDARTAGLNVIDSVRALRRTFDGVSERWAALGGSQGGGAVWAAGEQAGTYAPEMLPVGVVALAPAADVAGLVDLAVQQKLTREQMPTLAVIVESLARLHPDINRDDYRRGIAAEKWDVLVACSGDKVHEREAVINRLQPEDIAPHSPEAADRLRGYLNAWALPQRRLSAPMSVVYGGKDEYIAPAWTEDAMRRACDLGGVVTSDFQADKGHGDLDFASQVDWLGERFAGAPVTDGCVAKP; this is encoded by the coding sequence GTGAAACGCCGAAAGCTGTTGTGGGCAGCGGTGATCGCCGTTGTCGTCGTGCTGACCGCGGGATTGCTGTTGGCGGTGTCCCCGTCGGTACGGCAGTTCGTCGGAATGCAATCCGACCCGCAGGATTCGCAGCCGATCGCGACCGCCGACCTCAGTGGTACGGGGCCCGGGACGCTCGTCAGCGCCGTCACCATGCCCGCGTTCAACCGCCGCCTCACCGGCGCGCCGATTCGCGCGGCCCGGGTGGTCTACCGCTCCACCGAAGGTGACACCGGCGCCCCCACGGTGGTGTCCGGTTCGGTGTTCACGCCCAGCGGCCCCCCACCGCCCGGTGGCTGGCCCGTGATCGCCTACGGGCACGGCACCTTGGGCATCGACGAGCCGTGCGGGCCGTCGCTGTCACCCACCTTGTTGGGCGCCGTCGACTGGGTGACCAATCTGGTGGCCGCCGGCTACGCGGTCGCGGTGGCCGACTACCAGGGTCTGGGTAACCCCGGCGTGCATCCCTATCTCGATGCGCGCACCGCCGGGCTGAATGTCATCGACTCGGTGCGGGCGCTGAGACGCACCTTCGACGGTGTCTCGGAGCGCTGGGCCGCGCTGGGCGGCTCGCAGGGCGGCGGGGCGGTCTGGGCCGCGGGGGAGCAGGCGGGTACCTATGCGCCGGAGATGCTGCCCGTCGGGGTGGTGGCGCTGGCGCCGGCGGCCGACGTCGCGGGCCTGGTCGATCTGGCGGTTCAGCAGAAGCTGACCCGCGAACAGATGCCGACGCTGGCGGTGATCGTGGAATCGCTGGCGCGGCTGCATCCCGATATCAATCGAGACGACTATCGCCGCGGGATCGCCGCCGAGAAGTGGGATGTGCTGGTCGCCTGCAGTGGCGACAAGGTCCACGAACGGGAAGCGGTGATCAATCGCCTGCAGCCGGAGGACATCGCACCGCATTCACCGGAGGCGGCCGACCGGTTGCGCGGCTACCTCAACGCATGGGCGCTGCCGCAACGGCGGCTGTCGGCGCCGATGTCGGTGGTCTACGGAGGCAAGGACGAGTACATCGCCCCGGCCTGGACCGAGGACGCGATGCGGCGGGCGTGTGACCTCGGAGGCGTGGTGACATCGGACTTCCAGGCCGACAAAGGGCACGGCGATCTCGA